In Streptomyces seoulensis, the following are encoded in one genomic region:
- a CDS encoding TetR/AcrR family transcriptional regulator, whose amino-acid sequence MTRAEAKERNRRALLDAAFEIVSRDGYRARLDEIAERADLTTGAVYSLFGSKNGLVVALVTDYLRPYYEEVERAVPAGLDLLEAVDAFARHYRRGCDGPDALPRLSLQITLLDMALHDPELGSQLATSVRSQENHLIALFTGRAHNRGHVTLRQAERLTTALRALLVGLSQGVPLGLAPGADEDYFAAAARALVTDVSLIDHDSAPSRGRRGKPTDAATRPSTRPC is encoded by the coding sequence ATGACGAGAGCAGAAGCCAAGGAACGCAACCGGCGAGCCTTGCTGGACGCGGCGTTCGAGATCGTTTCCCGGGACGGATACCGGGCCAGGCTTGACGAGATCGCCGAACGCGCCGACCTGACGACCGGCGCCGTCTACTCACTGTTCGGGAGCAAGAACGGCCTGGTGGTCGCCCTGGTGACCGACTACCTGCGGCCGTACTACGAAGAGGTCGAGCGGGCGGTCCCCGCTGGACTGGATCTGCTGGAAGCGGTGGACGCCTTCGCGCGGCACTACCGGCGCGGCTGTGACGGTCCTGACGCGCTGCCTCGTCTGTCGCTCCAGATCACCCTGCTGGACATGGCCCTCCATGACCCGGAGTTGGGGTCCCAGCTCGCCACGTCCGTCCGATCGCAGGAGAACCACCTGATCGCGCTGTTCACCGGAAGGGCGCATAACAGAGGGCATGTGACGTTGCGTCAGGCAGAGCGTCTGACCACCGCACTCAGGGCGCTGCTCGTCGGCCTCAGCCAAGGCGTCCCCCTCGGCCTGGCCCCTGGCGCCGACGAGGATTACTTCGCCGCGGCTGCTCGTGCTCTGGTGACCGACGTATCCCTCATCGACCACGACTCGGCCCCTTCGCGAGGGCGCCGCGGAAAACCTACGGACGCCGCAACGAGGCCGAGCACGCGACCATGCTAG
- a CDS encoding TetR/AcrR family transcriptional regulator encodes MGKPDTRARIQGAAAMLFRRYGYSATGLKRIATEADAPFGSIYHFFPGGKQQLAEQMIRTSGTEYGRLVLALLDSVPDPAESLVHAFEAAADDLAAADYADACPIGTVALEVASSNEGLRIATAEVFEEWVGAATEWFSRWVAEPKAAQSLAYSMIMMLEGAFMLSRAARDPEPLRVAGRSMAELLRTAIAGAGED; translated from the coding sequence ATGGGAAAGCCGGACACGCGCGCCAGGATCCAGGGCGCCGCCGCGATGCTGTTCCGCCGATACGGCTACTCGGCCACCGGCCTGAAGCGCATCGCGACTGAGGCGGACGCGCCGTTCGGGTCGATCTACCACTTCTTCCCCGGCGGCAAGCAGCAACTGGCCGAGCAGATGATTCGAACATCCGGAACCGAGTACGGGCGCCTGGTCCTGGCTCTGCTGGACAGCGTGCCGGACCCGGCGGAGTCGCTCGTGCACGCATTCGAAGCCGCCGCGGACGACCTTGCGGCGGCCGACTATGCCGACGCGTGTCCGATCGGGACGGTGGCCTTGGAGGTCGCGAGCAGCAACGAGGGGCTGCGGATCGCGACGGCGGAGGTTTTCGAGGAGTGGGTCGGCGCGGCGACGGAGTGGTTCAGCCGTTGGGTGGCTGAACCGAAGGCTGCGCAGTCCCTTGCGTACTCGATGATCATGATGCTGGAGGGGGCTTTCATGCTCAGCCGGGCCGCCCGTGACCCGGAACCGCTGCGGGTGGCGGGGAGATCGATGGCCGAGTTGTTGCGCACAGCAATCGCTGGGGCCGGCGAGGACTGA
- a CDS encoding alpha/beta fold hydrolase, with the protein MPRIQLSSGPIDYQDTGGEGPVLVFGHGLPMNETQWRKVVPLLHGYRCVLPTLPLGGHRQPMNPDADLSQRGVARLLGEFIEELGLDQVTLVLNDWGGGQFLVSEGRDQRIARLVLVACEAFDNFPPGPAKAMAQVCRIPGGVWLLTRLMRVPAFRHHPGGYGGMSLRRVPDEIMDDWFAPATRSRAIRRDFAKFATGAPGRKTLLAWSERLRAFDRPVLVVWATEDRLMPREHGPRLAKLYPQGRLVEIADSSTLIPEDQPERLAEALTGFLIETGADPVRRVS; encoded by the coding sequence GTGCCGAGGATCCAGCTGTCGTCCGGACCGATCGACTACCAGGACACCGGCGGGGAGGGGCCTGTGCTGGTGTTCGGCCACGGCCTGCCGATGAACGAGACCCAGTGGCGCAAGGTGGTCCCGCTGCTGCACGGATACCGCTGCGTCCTGCCCACCCTGCCCCTGGGGGGTCACCGTCAGCCGATGAACCCGGATGCCGACCTGTCGCAGCGCGGTGTCGCCCGGCTTTTGGGCGAGTTCATCGAGGAACTCGGTCTGGACCAGGTGACTCTCGTCCTCAACGACTGGGGCGGGGGCCAGTTCCTGGTGTCGGAAGGGCGGGATCAGCGGATCGCGCGCCTGGTGCTGGTGGCATGCGAGGCCTTCGACAACTTCCCTCCGGGGCCGGCCAAGGCCATGGCGCAGGTGTGCAGGATTCCCGGCGGCGTCTGGCTCCTGACGCGGCTCATGCGCGTTCCCGCTTTCCGTCACCACCCGGGCGGATACGGCGGGATGAGCCTGCGGAGGGTCCCCGACGAGATCATGGACGACTGGTTCGCCCCCGCCACCCGCAGCAGAGCCATCCGCAGGGACTTCGCCAAATTCGCCACCGGGGCACCCGGGCGCAAGACCTTGCTCGCCTGGAGCGAGCGTTTGCGTGCCTTCGACCGCCCGGTACTGGTCGTCTGGGCGACCGAGGACCGGTTGATGCCGCGCGAGCACGGCCCCCGGCTGGCCAAGCTGTACCCGCAGGGTCGGCTGGTCGAGATCGCCGACTCGTCCACCCTCATCCCGGAGGACCAGCCCGAGCGACTTGCGGAAGCACTCACCGGGTTCCTGATCGAAACTGGAGCAGATCCGGTTCGACGCGTCTCCTAA